Proteins encoded in a region of the Pigmentiphaga litoralis genome:
- a CDS encoding Bug family tripartite tricarboxylate transporter substrate binding protein → MARSPRPLAHRGHAVCLLAVAALGTAFSTAALAQATWPSKPIALIVPNPPGGSNDVFARAMGKHLGDALGQPVVVDNRAGATGTIGAASVARAPADGYTLLFVSSTFTTNAAVQPNTQFDPDKAFAPVAMVAKGPLILTVNNSLPVKTAQDLIALAKAQPGKLNYVSSGIGSINHFATHQYAQAAGIQMTHVPYKGMGPAINDLIGNQVQVLIASGPSIMPQVRAGKVRALGITSAEPSAVAPGIPPLAKNGAPGYNMELWWGVLAPAGTPAAVVTKLNAEINKALAKPEMKELLLREGAEAAPQSSSAFANQFHQEIRQWAKVAKDADIRAE, encoded by the coding sequence ATGGCTCGCTCGCCCCGTCCCCTGGCCCACCGTGGCCACGCCGTCTGCCTTCTTGCGGTGGCAGCCCTGGGCACCGCCTTCAGCACCGCTGCGCTGGCACAGGCCACCTGGCCCAGCAAGCCGATCGCACTGATCGTGCCGAACCCGCCCGGCGGATCGAATGACGTGTTCGCGCGCGCCATGGGCAAGCACCTGGGCGACGCCCTGGGCCAGCCCGTGGTGGTCGACAACCGTGCCGGCGCCACAGGCACCATCGGGGCGGCCTCGGTGGCGCGCGCGCCGGCGGACGGCTACACGCTGCTGTTCGTGTCGTCGACCTTCACGACCAACGCGGCCGTGCAGCCCAACACCCAGTTCGATCCCGACAAGGCCTTCGCGCCGGTCGCCATGGTCGCCAAGGGACCGCTGATCCTGACCGTCAACAACAGCCTGCCCGTCAAGACCGCACAAGACCTGATCGCGCTGGCCAAGGCGCAGCCGGGCAAGCTCAATTACGTCAGCTCGGGCATCGGCAGCATCAACCACTTCGCGACCCACCAGTACGCGCAGGCCGCCGGCATCCAGATGACGCACGTGCCGTACAAGGGCATGGGCCCCGCCATCAACGACCTGATCGGCAACCAGGTGCAGGTCCTGATCGCCAGTGGCCCGTCGATCATGCCGCAGGTGCGGGCCGGCAAGGTTCGCGCCTTGGGCATCACCAGCGCCGAGCCCTCGGCCGTCGCCCCGGGCATCCCGCCGCTCGCCAAGAACGGCGCGCCTGGCTACAACATGGAACTGTGGTGGGGCGTGCTGGCCCCGGCCGGAACGCCTGCCGCGGTCGTGACCAAGCTCAATGCCGAGATCAACAAGGCCCTGGCCAAGCCCGAGATGAAGGAACTGCTGCTGCGTGAAGGCGCCGAAGCCGCGCCGCAATCGTCATCGGCCTTCGCCAATCAGTTCCACCAGGAAATCCGCCAGTGGGCCAAGGTTGCGAAAGACGCCGACATCCGCGCGGAATAA
- a CDS encoding LysR family transcriptional regulator has product MIEALRDFVSVATLGSFSGAARQQNVAVSSITRRIEGLETELRAKLFNRSTRVLTLTEAGQELLPRARDILAEVDDARDAVSALHAEPRGTLRVTAPTAFSRLHIAPALGSFLARYPLLNVELATSDEVFDLATDRIDVAIRVGLLPDSDLIAAQLAPQHRIVCASPAYLARRGTPKTPEDLLQHDCLNKHFGPVPSGWWTFAGINGYRPLPVQGSFRSNDTPSLLQAAVAGVGIVHLTSWLVSTEIASGTLVPLFMDLPGYSTRQSAIYAVRLSGRSQATKTTLFIDHLRERIGSPPYWDAVFGPALR; this is encoded by the coding sequence ATGATCGAAGCCCTGCGCGATTTCGTCAGCGTTGCCACCCTGGGCAGCTTTTCGGGCGCGGCCCGTCAGCAGAATGTGGCGGTGTCGTCCATCACGCGCCGTATCGAAGGGCTGGAAACCGAGCTGCGCGCCAAGCTGTTCAACCGGAGCACCCGGGTGCTGACGCTGACCGAGGCCGGGCAGGAACTGCTGCCCCGGGCGCGCGACATTCTGGCCGAGGTGGACGACGCCCGCGATGCCGTGTCGGCCCTGCATGCCGAGCCGCGCGGCACCTTGCGGGTGACGGCGCCCACCGCGTTCTCCCGCCTGCATATCGCGCCGGCGCTGGGCAGTTTCCTGGCCCGCTATCCGCTGTTGAATGTCGAGCTTGCGACCAGCGATGAGGTGTTCGATCTGGCCACCGACCGCATCGATGTGGCGATCCGTGTCGGCCTGCTGCCCGACAGCGACCTGATCGCGGCCCAGCTTGCCCCCCAGCATCGCATCGTGTGCGCCAGCCCGGCCTACCTGGCGCGGCGGGGCACGCCCAAGACGCCGGAAGACCTGTTGCAGCACGATTGCCTCAACAAGCACTTCGGACCGGTGCCCTCGGGATGGTGGACGTTTGCGGGAATCAATGGGTATCGGCCGCTGCCCGTGCAGGGCAGCTTCCGGTCGAACGATACGCCCAGCTTGCTGCAGGCCGCGGTGGCCGGCGTGGGCATCGTGCATCTGACGAGCTGGCTGGTCAGCACCGAGATCGCGTCAGGGACGCTGGTGCCGTTGTTCATGGACTTGCCAGGCTATTCGACCCGGCAGTCCGCCATCTATGCCGTGCGGCTGTCGGGCCGGTCCCAGGCGACCAAGACCACGCTGTTCATCGATCACTTGCGAGAAAGGATAGGGTCGCCGCCCTACTGGGATGCGGTGTTCGGCCCGGCTCTGCGCTGA
- a CDS encoding MFS transporter, producing the protein MTTHVATATSRPAVPAGIPNSLVLLFAFCCGAIVANIYYAQPLIELIAPDVGLSSHAASFIVSLTQVGYAIGLLFLVPLGDLTENRRLMIVTLLVSAASLVGAALSSQPSTFLVFSMLIGFSSVSVQMMVPLAAHMATDETRGRVVGSVMSGLLFGILLSRPLSGLVADHFGWRTVFAAAAVLMLAIVVLLGLTMPQRRPAHTASYGQLIHSLLVLLRTQPVLRQRAFYQACMFAAVALFWTAVPVELSRHHGFSQSQIALFALVGAAGAFAAPFTGRLADAGHGRIGTLIALAGAALSFLPTLIHPALGVFGLAVTAVVLDLCMQMSMVIGQREVYALDAKARSRLNSIYMTAIFIGGAIGAAVASALYDHGGWAWVGIAGAVFAVVALIKFLVDPKVVAAK; encoded by the coding sequence ATGACCACCCATGTCGCCACTGCGACCTCCCGCCCCGCCGTCCCGGCCGGCATCCCCAACAGCCTGGTGCTGCTGTTCGCCTTCTGCTGCGGCGCCATCGTCGCCAACATCTACTACGCGCAGCCGCTGATCGAACTCATCGCGCCCGACGTCGGCCTGTCCAGCCACGCCGCCAGCTTCATTGTGTCGTTGACCCAGGTCGGCTACGCCATCGGCCTGCTGTTCCTGGTGCCGCTGGGTGACCTGACCGAAAACCGCCGCCTCATGATTGTCACGCTGCTGGTCTCGGCAGCCAGCCTGGTTGGCGCGGCCCTGTCCAGCCAGCCCAGCACCTTCCTGGTCTTTTCCATGTTGATCGGCTTCAGTTCGGTCTCGGTGCAGATGATGGTGCCGCTGGCCGCCCACATGGCGACCGACGAAACGCGCGGCCGGGTGGTCGGCAGCGTCATGAGCGGCCTGCTGTTCGGCATCCTGCTGTCCCGTCCCTTGTCAGGCCTGGTTGCCGACCACTTTGGCTGGCGCACCGTGTTTGCTGCGGCTGCCGTGCTGATGCTCGCCATCGTCGTGCTGCTGGGACTGACCATGCCGCAACGCCGGCCGGCGCACACCGCCAGCTATGGCCAACTGATCCACTCGCTGCTGGTGCTGCTGCGTACCCAGCCCGTGCTGCGCCAGCGTGCCTTCTACCAGGCTTGCATGTTTGCCGCCGTGGCGCTCTTCTGGACCGCCGTGCCGGTGGAACTGTCGCGTCATCACGGTTTTTCGCAAAGCCAGATCGCGTTGTTTGCCCTGGTCGGCGCCGCCGGTGCCTTTGCCGCGCCCTTTACCGGCCGGCTGGCGGACGCAGGCCATGGCCGCATCGGCACCCTGATCGCCCTGGCTGGCGCCGCACTCAGCTTCCTGCCCACCCTGATCCACCCCGCACTCGGTGTGTTCGGCCTCGCCGTCACCGCCGTGGTGCTGGACCTGTGCATGCAGATGTCGATGGTGATCGGCCAACGCGAAGTCTATGCACTGGATGCCAAGGCCCGCAGCCGTCTCAACAGCATCTACATGACCGCCATCTTCATTGGCGGTGCGATCGGCGCCGCGGTGGCCAGCGCCCTGTATGACCACGGTGGCTGGGCCTGGGTCGGTATCGCCGGGGCGGTGTTTGCGGTGGTGGCGTTGATCAAGTTCCTGGTCGATCCGAAGGTGGTGGCCGCAAAGTAA
- a CDS encoding pentapeptide repeat-containing protein, whose amino-acid sequence MIPQHPFPITGRTLSRADVQSLLSSTDGALTFVQCDFDDADLTRLDLRGASFIECSFVEAALSRALLADSRWRQCKGRQADFELADLTDAQFERCDLNNTQWRRARLASARFSNVKLTGARLAEVAGLGLVFEESLLISTDLRGLSFRKQRLVQLDLSDADLTGCDFTDAVFDGGSLRNANLTKARFAGADLRQVDLGGLKLPDTSVLKGATISYHQAAELLAELGLHVA is encoded by the coding sequence ATGATCCCCCAACACCCGTTTCCCATCACCGGCCGCACCCTGTCACGCGCCGACGTCCAGTCCTTGCTGTCGTCAACGGATGGCGCGCTGACGTTCGTGCAGTGTGATTTCGATGACGCCGACCTGACCCGGCTGGATCTGCGCGGCGCCAGCTTTATCGAATGTTCGTTTGTCGAGGCTGCGCTGAGCCGTGCTTTGCTGGCCGATTCGCGGTGGCGTCAGTGCAAGGGGCGGCAGGCCGACTTTGAATTGGCCGATCTGACCGATGCGCAGTTCGAGCGGTGCGACCTGAACAATACGCAGTGGCGGCGGGCGCGTCTGGCGTCGGCGCGCTTCAGCAATGTGAAGCTGACGGGCGCGCGGTTGGCGGAAGTAGCGGGATTGGGATTGGTGTTTGAAGAGTCGCTGCTGATCAGCACCGACTTGCGCGGCCTGTCGTTCCGCAAGCAGCGGCTGGTACAGCTGGATCTGTCGGACGCGGATCTGACCGGATGCGATTTTACGGATGCGGTGTTTGACGGTGGCAGCTTGCGCAACGCCAATCTGACCAAGGCAAGATTCGCGGGGGCGGATCTGCGGCAGGTGGATCTGGGGGGCTTGAAGCTGCCGGATACGTCAGTGCTGAAGGGCGCCACCATTTCGTATCACCAGGCGGCCGAACTGCTGGCGGAACTGGGGCTGCACGTGGCGTGA
- a CDS encoding carboxymuconolactone decarboxylase family protein: MTQRIDYIKQAPDLFKRFVDFGMHLKNGSIETAIVDLVDIRASQMNGCGFCLDMHIKQATLHGERPLRLHHVAIWRESTLFSPRERAALAWTEALTQLAPHGVPDAVYERVRTELSEQEIVDLSYVIMVINAWNRINVGFQSVPGSLDKAYGLDKAELS, from the coding sequence ATGACCCAACGCATCGACTACATCAAACAAGCCCCCGACCTCTTCAAGCGTTTCGTTGACTTCGGCATGCATCTCAAGAACGGCAGCATCGAAACAGCCATTGTCGACCTGGTCGACATCCGCGCTTCGCAAATGAACGGCTGCGGCTTCTGCCTCGACATGCACATCAAGCAAGCCACCCTGCACGGCGAGCGCCCCCTGCGCCTGCACCACGTCGCCATCTGGCGCGAGTCCACCCTGTTTTCGCCGCGCGAACGCGCCGCGCTGGCGTGGACCGAAGCCCTAACTCAACTCGCCCCGCATGGCGTGCCCGACGCTGTCTACGAACGCGTGCGCACCGAACTGTCGGAACAGGAAATCGTGGACCTGAGCTACGTGATCATGGTCATCAACGCCTGGAACCGCATCAACGTCGGCTTCCAGAGCGTGCCGGGCTCGCTCGACAAAGCGTACGGGCTGGACAAGGCCGAGCTGTCGTAA
- a CDS encoding SDR family oxidoreductase: protein MHIVVIGGTGLIGSKLVARLRQGGHDVLAASPNTGVNTLTGEGLADALAGAQVVVDVANSPSFEDRAVMDFFETSGRNLLAAEAAAGVAHHIALSVVGTDRLGASGYFRAKMAQEALIRASGLPYTIVHSTQFYEFLPGIAQSGADGNIIRLSPAYVQPITSDDVADAMAVITLSAPRNGMVEIGGPERVRLSELVQRWLRAKQDTRTVVPDPQALYFGALLDDATLVPGPAAQLGKVGFDAWFAQAHAG from the coding sequence ATGCATATTGTCGTCATCGGCGGTACCGGCCTTATCGGATCCAAGCTCGTCGCCCGGCTGCGCCAGGGCGGTCACGACGTCCTGGCCGCGTCGCCCAACACCGGCGTCAACACACTGACGGGCGAGGGCCTGGCCGACGCCCTGGCCGGCGCGCAGGTCGTGGTCGACGTGGCCAATTCGCCGTCGTTCGAAGACAGGGCCGTCATGGACTTCTTCGAGACCTCGGGCCGCAACCTGCTCGCCGCCGAAGCCGCGGCAGGCGTCGCCCATCACATCGCACTGTCGGTCGTCGGCACGGATCGGCTGGGTGCCAGCGGCTACTTCCGCGCCAAGATGGCACAGGAAGCACTGATCCGCGCATCCGGCCTGCCGTACACCATCGTGCACTCGACCCAGTTCTATGAATTCCTGCCTGGCATCGCGCAGTCCGGCGCTGACGGCAACATCATTCGCCTGTCACCCGCCTACGTGCAGCCGATCACATCCGACGATGTGGCGGATGCGATGGCCGTCATCACGCTGAGCGCGCCCAGGAACGGAATGGTTGAAATTGGCGGTCCGGAACGCGTCCGCCTTTCTGAACTCGTCCAACGTTGGCTGCGTGCAAAGCAGGACACACGCACCGTCGTGCCCGATCCGCAAGCCCTGTACTTCGGCGCACTGCTGGACGACGCCACGCTGGTGCCCGGCCCCGCGGCGCAGTTGGGCAAGGTGGGATTCGATGCGTGGTTTGCGCAGGCGCATGCTGGGTAG